A genomic region of Podarcis raffonei isolate rPodRaf1 chromosome 13, rPodRaf1.pri, whole genome shotgun sequence contains the following coding sequences:
- the TNFRSF12A gene encoding tumor necrosis factor receptor superfamily member 12A, with protein sequence MLLPLGAVLVGLFPFLCRIASGEPVPASVCPGGQSWSPDLEKCMDCSVCQRQNKNDFCTTCGDPQLPDNFNMWLMVGASLGALTLAVLIGGIIIYARCRRREKFTTPIEETGGHSAQESLIH encoded by the exons ATGCTGCTGCCTTTGGGAGCCGTCCTGGTGGGGCTTTTCCCCTTCCTGTGCCGGATAGCCTCGGGAGAGCCGGTTCCAG cttccgtGTGCCCAGGAGGCCAGTCTTGGAGCCCCGACCTGGAGAAATGCATGGACTGCTCTGTCTGCCAGCGTCAAAACAAGAATGACTTTTGCACCACAT GCGGAGACCCTCAACTCCCAGACAACTTCAACATGTGGCTTATGGTGGGAGCATCTCTGGGCGCCTTAACTCTGGCGGTTTTGATAGGCGGCATCATAATCTACGCCCGCTGCCGACGGCGGGAGAAATTCACCA CACCAATTGAAGAGACTGGAGGCCATTCAGCTCAGGAATCGCTGATACACTGA